In the genome of Polaribacter sp. MED152, one region contains:
- a CDS encoding DUF4838 domain-containing protein translates to MYSKQHNIAPKISIPLAADILVSNAANDFNAKFKKITGQALQIERSNSLNKNSNYILLRVNPTQRDAYCVYKRDRNITIQGTTAQNLFYGISDFFKRYTNLNYEILENSLEDYQLTSDIEIPEVFNHCSSPTFAYREPYYSPNFNPDFRNWYKTNYLELEWGIWGHNLPKILKDYDLPETAYAKVGKKRVESQFCFTSDSLLKFTKESVKRIYDSDHALNKFMILPNDNSLVCTCSTCTAVGNTAKDAAPAVFSFMNKLAQSNRKATFFTTAYVTVKNVPKFKPEPNTGLFYSTISIQKGIPIEKSKYFDQFEADIKKWRNYLQNVYIWDYTVNFDNYFDIYPTLKVTQENLRLYNKLGVNGVFLHGSEYNYSTFQKLKASVLAKLLWNPNLDINQEVTSYFNAKYSKKLAEVLGNYYKFITEAFYLSNKELSIYSGIHETAKKYLDPKVFFAFYDELDTHTQANKFDKDYLQIATALTFLKLEIMRDYGFGQYGFANLNDKNEIIVKNDAAILLDHLTAYSKSAKLDTYNEVGYQLKDYIDSWRKTIYRNHKKKNYFFKKPFEVISKMDEDYTNTKVLNDGAFGLKDYNTNWHIASIDNLTLKIEKETIQKSEKITFTFLQDIKHNIFFPSSIEIMDEKMKIIKRLRLPLDDIKLDTKEVTIDLPTSFDRKDLPDTFIVKITKSTIEGKNALACDEIIFN, encoded by the coding sequence TTGTACTCTAAACAACATAATATTGCTCCTAAAATTAGCATTCCACTTGCTGCTGATATTTTGGTGAGTAATGCTGCCAATGATTTTAATGCAAAGTTTAAAAAAATTACTGGCCAAGCTTTACAAATTGAAAGGAGTAATAGTTTAAATAAAAACAGTAATTATATTTTATTAAGAGTTAACCCTACTCAAAGAGATGCTTACTGTGTTTACAAAAGAGACAGAAACATTACAATACAAGGCACTACAGCTCAAAACTTATTTTATGGAATTAGTGATTTCTTTAAAAGATACACCAACTTGAATTATGAAATTTTAGAAAATTCTTTAGAAGATTATCAGTTAACTTCAGATATCGAAATTCCTGAAGTTTTCAATCATTGTTCCTCTCCTACATTCGCATATCGTGAGCCTTACTATTCTCCTAATTTTAATCCTGATTTTAGAAATTGGTACAAAACAAATTACTTAGAATTAGAATGGGGTATTTGGGGTCATAACTTGCCTAAAATTTTAAAAGATTACGATTTACCTGAAACAGCTTATGCCAAAGTAGGTAAAAAACGTGTTGAAAGTCAGTTTTGTTTTACCAGTGATAGTCTTTTAAAGTTTACCAAAGAAAGTGTAAAACGTATTTATGATAGTGATCATGCATTGAATAAATTCATGATTTTACCAAATGACAACAGTTTAGTTTGTACTTGTAGTACTTGTACTGCAGTTGGTAATACAGCTAAAGATGCTGCACCTGCCGTTTTTAGTTTTATGAATAAACTAGCGCAAAGTAATAGAAAAGCAACTTTTTTTACTACTGCTTATGTTACTGTTAAAAATGTACCCAAATTTAAGCCAGAACCAAATACAGGCCTATTTTATAGTACTATAAGTATTCAAAAAGGTATTCCCATAGAAAAAAGTAAATATTTTGATCAGTTTGAGGCAGACATCAAAAAATGGAGAAATTACCTTCAAAACGTATACATTTGGGATTATACCGTAAATTTTGACAATTACTTTGATATCTATCCTACTTTAAAAGTTACCCAAGAAAATTTAAGGTTGTACAACAAATTAGGAGTTAATGGTGTTTTCTTACATGGTAGTGAGTATAACTACAGCACATTTCAAAAATTAAAAGCATCTGTTTTAGCCAAATTACTTTGGAACCCTAATTTAGACATAAACCAAGAAGTAACCTCTTATTTTAATGCCAAGTATTCTAAAAAATTAGCAGAAGTTCTAGGTAACTATTACAAGTTTATAACTGAAGCTTTTTATTTAAGCAATAAAGAATTATCTATTTATAGTGGAATTCATGAAACCGCTAAAAAGTATTTAGACCCAAAAGTTTTCTTTGCTTTTTATGATGAGTTAGATACACATACACAAGCAAATAAATTTGATAAAGACTATCTCCAAATTGCAACAGCTTTAACCTTTTTAAAGTTAGAAATTATGAGAGATTATGGGTTTGGCCAATATGGCTTTGCTAATCTTAATGATAAAAATGAAATCATTGTAAAAAATGATGCTGCTATTTTATTAGATCATTTAACTGCCTATAGCAAATCTGCAAAACTAGATACGTATAATGAAGTGGGTTATCAACTAAAAGATTATATAGATAGCTGGAGAAAAACCATCTACAGAAATCATAAAAAGAAAAATTACTTCTTTAAAAAGCCTTTTGAAGTAATTTCTAAGATGGATGAAGATTACACAAATACAAAAGTGTTAAACGATGGTGCATTTGGGTTAAAAGATTACAATACAAATTGGCATATTGCATCTATAGATAATTTAACTCTTAAAATAGAGAAAGAAACCATACAAAAATCAGAAAAAATAACGTTTACGTTTTTACAAGATATTAAACACAATATTTTTTTTCCAAGTTCTATTGAAATAATGGATGAAAAAATGAAAATCATAAAAAGATTAAGATTGCCTCTAGATGATATTAAATTAGACACAAAAGAGGTTACTATAGATTTGCCAACATCTTTTGATAGAAAAGATTTGCCAGATACTTTTATTGTTAAAATCACTAAAAGCACTATAGAAGGTAAGAATGCATTAGCATGTGATGAAATTATTTTTAATTAA
- a CDS encoding tetratricopeptide repeat protein: MKINKSIGILIVMLLSQLNIQAQEIYDSSDLYFENAKASIAEENFTRAAKLSWRGLQLAPDDLDLKTLLGAANLQLGRYDTARWVLRQVYEKRPKNTDILKYLVNIEQTTQRYSDAICFVNELLEITPYSRGWHRRKIAIYKEMGNFEEAERALKRIYQIYPNDSELKEEYNYIMIGDGDEAINSKNYEEASEIYKTIITNTPENKDAYIGIIRNEMQKGNPEAALQYTNRSLLELPLDRELVEKKIGLLEALGRHEEAIVYIESKPIKDAFPDIYKNTRPYLMQQSADFNEYNDPYEINKKLAETGNSVALDYVIKNALGKGYYVDAEYFLNIALKRSPNSKDYLIKQMELYKATLNTEEYNKAVLELHEKFPTDTDITYAYNKLMYDTAKNYVASNQDQLALPIFEELVSSPDFQKEAEQQIYGIYISQQKYDEATDQIDKLIGLDPNNPDFLRRKSTLYQEMELFDDALEITRNLEQNYPLNQTYPALYVDQIEAYATYLMREQRYRAVIPVVEDGLSRENNNKRLLDIAINAASAIPDYEKGINYGLSALSFYPNNKNFKLKLSNLYSQNQEYAKAKGVLDTLRTTYIYDRKIKNALAEVLFYRAKAQEEDGLVEEALVNYDSAVSLNPDDRGSLMRMVNLHITQKPSNESLEFINEKLEERPDDNFLKYKKGIVFELLKEYDSAYYYQKFREIDNPFEKQEWNLVLETLRAAQLKNQIAATYLQATSDSIAFSTSLASLNYSREYTKMTYGADINYAARTSGVGVQGGVNVSRIFTETIYADVGLLVGTRFFPKFKLYGNAYKGFKSGYEAQVGLSFARLQNDQNYLTLSLGGSRTWEDIWVQARLSFSPTSVPFVDNTTIPSTTTFQSFLYTNVMVQARINVNARKDYFSVIVSGGSAPFDQQLEFQDNTFLNFTNVMVGAGYMYHMTPRSSLLVNGTWINFLSNQTTSNQVVLDQIYTNQYNLSVSFITRF, encoded by the coding sequence ATGAAAATAAATAAATCTATAGGTATTTTAATTGTGATGTTATTATCACAACTAAATATACAGGCCCAAGAAATATATGATTCTTCGGATTTATATTTTGAAAACGCAAAAGCCAGTATTGCCGAAGAAAATTTTACAAGAGCTGCCAAATTAAGTTGGAGAGGATTACAATTAGCACCTGATGATTTGGATTTAAAGACCCTTCTTGGTGCTGCAAATCTGCAATTGGGTAGATATGATACTGCTAGATGGGTATTAAGACAGGTATATGAAAAAAGACCAAAAAATACAGATATCTTAAAGTACTTAGTAAATATTGAACAAACTACGCAAAGATATTCTGATGCTATTTGTTTTGTGAACGAACTTTTAGAAATTACTCCATACTCTAGAGGTTGGCACAGGCGTAAAATTGCCATTTATAAAGAAATGGGTAATTTCGAAGAAGCAGAAAGAGCTTTAAAACGTATTTATCAAATTTACCCTAATGATAGTGAATTAAAAGAAGAATATAATTACATAATGATTGGTGATGGTGATGAAGCCATTAATAGTAAAAATTATGAAGAAGCCAGTGAAATTTATAAAACCATAATTACCAATACTCCAGAAAACAAAGATGCGTATATAGGTATAATTAGAAACGAAATGCAAAAGGGTAACCCTGAAGCAGCTTTACAATATACCAATAGATCATTATTAGAATTACCTTTAGATAGAGAACTGGTTGAAAAGAAAATAGGTTTATTGGAAGCCTTAGGCAGGCATGAAGAGGCTATTGTTTATATAGAATCTAAACCAATCAAAGACGCTTTTCCTGATATTTATAAAAATACAAGACCTTATTTAATGCAGCAATCTGCAGATTTTAATGAGTATAATGATCCTTATGAAATCAATAAAAAATTGGCAGAAACTGGTAATTCTGTTGCCCTAGATTATGTTATAAAAAATGCTTTAGGTAAGGGTTATTATGTAGATGCTGAGTATTTTTTAAATATCGCCTTAAAAAGAAGTCCAAACTCTAAAGACTATTTGATTAAACAAATGGAGCTTTATAAAGCTACTCTTAATACTGAAGAATACAACAAAGCAGTTTTAGAATTACATGAAAAATTCCCAACAGATACAGATATTACTTATGCCTACAATAAGTTAATGTATGATACTGCTAAGAATTATGTAGCAAGCAATCAAGACCAATTAGCATTACCAATTTTTGAAGAGTTAGTGTCATCACCAGATTTTCAAAAAGAAGCTGAACAACAGATTTACGGTATTTATATTTCTCAACAAAAATATGATGAAGCTACAGATCAAATAGACAAATTAATAGGTTTAGACCCAAACAATCCAGATTTTCTAAGAAGAAAATCTACTTTGTATCAAGAAATGGAATTGTTTGATGATGCCTTGGAAATCACTAGAAATTTAGAGCAAAACTATCCTTTAAATCAAACTTACCCAGCTTTATATGTAGATCAGATTGAAGCTTATGCCACTTATTTAATGAGAGAACAAAGGTATAGAGCTGTAATACCAGTTGTTGAAGATGGGTTATCTAGAGAAAATAATAACAAAAGATTATTAGATATAGCTATTAATGCTGCTTCTGCTATACCAGATTATGAAAAAGGAATCAATTATGGTTTAAGTGCTTTAAGTTTTTATCCTAACAACAAAAATTTTAAACTTAAATTATCTAATTTATATTCTCAAAATCAAGAATATGCAAAAGCAAAAGGGGTTTTAGATACTTTAAGAACAACTTATATTTACGATAGAAAAATTAAAAATGCTTTAGCTGAAGTACTATTTTACAGAGCAAAAGCGCAGGAAGAAGATGGTTTGGTAGAAGAAGCTTTAGTAAATTACGATTCTGCTGTTTCTTTAAATCCAGATGATAGAGGTTCTTTAATGAGAATGGTTAATTTACATATTACTCAAAAACCTAGTAATGAATCTTTAGAATTTATAAATGAAAAATTAGAGGAAAGACCAGATGATAATTTCCTAAAATATAAAAAAGGTATTGTTTTTGAATTGTTAAAAGAATACGATTCTGCTTACTACTATCAGAAATTTAGAGAAATAGACAATCCTTTTGAAAAGCAAGAATGGAACTTAGTTCTAGAAACACTTAGAGCTGCACAACTTAAAAATCAAATTGCTGCAACCTACTTGCAAGCAACCTCAGATTCTATTGCATTTAGTACCTCTTTAGCCAGTTTAAACTATAGTAGGGAATACACTAAAATGACTTATGGTGCAGACATTAATTATGCTGCAAGAACCTCAGGAGTTGGTGTTCAAGGTGGAGTAAATGTATCAAGAATTTTTACGGAAACTATTTACGCTGACGTTGGTTTATTAGTAGGAACACGTTTTTTTCCGAAGTTTAAACTATATGGAAATGCGTATAAAGGTTTCAAATCTGGCTATGAAGCTCAAGTTGGGCTAAGTTTTGCAAGATTACAGAATGATCAGAACTATTTAACCTTAAGTCTTGGAGGCTCTAGAACTTGGGAAGATATTTGGGTACAAGCAAGGCTCTCCTTCTCTCCTACTTCTGTTCCTTTTGTAGACAACACAACCATACCATCTACAACCACATTTCAAAGCTTTCTCTATACCAATGTTATGGTTCAAGCACGGATAAATGTAAACGCAAGAAAAGATTATTTCTCTGTAATTGTTTCAGGTGGTAGTGCTCCATTTGACCAGCAGTTAGAGTTTCAAGATAATACCTTCTTAAACTTTACAAATGTAATGGTTGGTGCTGGTTATATGTATCATATGACACCAAGATCATCATTATTGGTAAATGGAACGTGGATTAACTTCTTAAGTAACCAAACTACAAGCAACCAAGTTGTATTAGATCAAATTTATACCAATCAATACAATTTATCTGTTTCGTTTATTACTAGATTTTAA
- a CDS encoding LysM peptidoglycan-binding domain-containing protein: protein MNMKAKYQSVLDLGEKLNIKNGDVKEEDGKLKIWGTAHTQYEKDLIWDEIKSVGGDNPSDLMADIKVDDKSVYAYHTVEKGETLGKIAKHYYGNASKYTVIFEANTDQLKSADLIHPGHELKIPNL from the coding sequence ATGAATATGAAAGCAAAGTACCAGAGTGTATTAGATTTAGGAGAAAAATTAAACATCAAAAATGGAGATGTTAAAGAAGAAGATGGAAAATTAAAAATTTGGGGGACTGCTCATACACAATATGAAAAAGACCTAATTTGGGATGAAATAAAATCTGTTGGAGGTGACAACCCAAGCGATTTAATGGCGGATATTAAGGTAGATGATAAATCTGTATATGCATATCATACTGTAGAAAAAGGAGAAACGTTAGGGAAAATAGCGAAACATTATTATGGTAATGCATCAAAATACACTGTAATCTTTGAAGCAAATACAGACCAATTAAAAAGTGCTGATCTAATTCATCCAGGTCATGAATTAAAAATTCCTAATCTTTAA
- the lpdA gene encoding dihydrolipoyl dehydrogenase yields MKYDIIIIGSGPGGYVTGIRASQLGFKVAIVEKESLGGICLNWGCIPTKALLKSAQVYDYLKHVDQYGLKAEAIDKDFDAVIKRSRGVADGMSKGVQFLMKKNKIDVINGFGKIKTGKKVDVTAEDGTVTEYSADNIIIATGARSRELPNLPQDGEKVIGYRKAMTLHKQPKSMIVVGSGAIGVEFAHFYNTMGTEVTIVEYMPNLVPVEDIDISKQFERSVKKSGIKVMTNSSVESVDTSGEGVVATVKTKKGEQKLEADILLSAVGIKSNIENIGLEDVGIIVDRDKILVNDYYQTNIPGYYAIGDVVPGQALAHVASAEGITCVEKLAGLHTEPIDYGNVPGCTYATPEIASVGLTEAKAKEAGYELKVGKFPFSASGKAKAAGTPDGFVKVIFDAKYGEWLGCHMIGAGVTDMIAEAVLGRKLETTGHEVLKTIHPHPTMSEAVMEAVADAYDEVIHL; encoded by the coding sequence ATGAAATACGATATTATAATTATTGGAAGTGGACCTGGAGGTTATGTTACAGGAATTAGAGCTTCTCAATTAGGTTTTAAAGTTGCAATTGTAGAGAAAGAATCTTTAGGAGGAATCTGTCTTAACTGGGGTTGTATACCAACAAAAGCATTATTAAAATCGGCGCAAGTTTATGATTATTTAAAACATGTAGATCAATATGGTCTTAAAGCAGAAGCTATAGACAAAGATTTTGATGCTGTTATAAAACGTAGTAGAGGTGTTGCAGATGGAATGAGCAAAGGTGTTCAATTCTTAATGAAGAAAAACAAAATTGATGTAATTAATGGTTTTGGTAAAATCAAAACTGGTAAAAAAGTAGATGTAACTGCAGAAGATGGTACTGTAACAGAATATTCTGCAGACAATATTATTATTGCAACTGGAGCTCGTTCTAGAGAATTACCAAACTTACCACAAGATGGCGAAAAAGTAATTGGTTACAGAAAGGCAATGACTTTACATAAACAACCAAAATCTATGATTGTTGTAGGTTCTGGTGCTATTGGTGTAGAATTTGCACACTTTTATAACACAATGGGTACAGAAGTAACTATTGTAGAATATATGCCAAACTTAGTTCCTGTAGAAGATATCGATATCTCAAAACAGTTCGAACGTTCAGTGAAAAAATCTGGAATAAAAGTGATGACAAACTCATCTGTAGAATCTGTAGATACTTCAGGTGAAGGTGTTGTTGCCACTGTTAAAACTAAAAAAGGAGAACAAAAATTAGAAGCTGATATTTTATTATCTGCAGTTGGAATAAAATCTAACATCGAAAATATTGGTTTAGAAGATGTTGGTATTATTGTAGATAGAGATAAAATTTTAGTAAACGATTACTACCAAACTAACATTCCTGGTTATTATGCTATTGGAGATGTTGTGCCTGGTCAAGCTTTAGCACACGTTGCTTCTGCAGAAGGTATTACTTGTGTAGAAAAATTAGCTGGTTTACATACAGAACCAATAGATTATGGGAATGTTCCTGGTTGTACTTATGCAACTCCAGAAATAGCATCAGTAGGATTAACAGAAGCAAAAGCAAAAGAAGCAGGTTACGAATTAAAAGTTGGTAAATTCCCATTCTCTGCTTCAGGTAAAGCAAAAGCAGCAGGTACACCTGATGGTTTCGTAAAAGTTATATTTGATGCTAAATATGGTGAGTGGTTAGGTTGCCACATGATAGGTGCTGGAGTTACTGATATGATTGCAGAAGCAGTACTTGGTCGTAAGCTAGAAACAACTGGTCATGAAGTGTTAAAAACCATACATCCTCACCCTACAATGAGTGAAGCTGTAATGGAAGCTGTGGCTGATGCTTATGATGAGGTAATTCACCTATAA
- a CDS encoding HEAT repeat domain-containing protein: MITIGTIRRRHNRLQKTLKNSVPEIVKLFSEILFTEKEFSEQEIFSDFEEVVDEVNRESLDIAVDVLVEFKNDHRESEKYPLIISALGIVEHLERKFDSRSNKEKIDAFQEAFVLDLNKFDSKVLRYAYSKNKVIRKEARNSYLALSSNDPYRFFDEFDRDLSKWDEIELMQYLKLQKERGNLEGLGKWINYSKNDSLVVFLIKMVGYFNQKGIDEILLEKLEDENALVRAQAILTLGELHISETEQDLIDRYYTEPEICQVAIVKTIRKFNSGKSLMFLNEIFKESNNTDTKKIIAEAILNYSYEGKIAFQNLKSTLKGFELTILKHVETPLIKYK, translated from the coding sequence ATGATTACTATTGGTACAATTAGAAGAAGACATAACAGATTACAGAAAACACTAAAAAATAGTGTTCCTGAAATTGTTAAATTGTTTTCAGAAATTTTGTTTACAGAAAAAGAATTTTCAGAACAAGAGATATTCTCAGATTTTGAAGAAGTTGTAGATGAGGTTAATAGGGAGTCTTTAGATATTGCTGTAGATGTTTTGGTCGAATTTAAAAACGACCATAGAGAATCAGAAAAATATCCTTTAATTATTAGTGCATTAGGCATTGTAGAACATTTGGAGCGTAAATTCGACTCACGTTCTAACAAAGAGAAAATTGACGCCTTTCAAGAAGCTTTTGTATTAGATTTAAATAAATTTGATTCAAAAGTATTACGTTATGCTTACAGTAAAAATAAAGTAATACGTAAAGAAGCAAGAAACTCTTACCTAGCACTTAGTTCTAATGATCCTTACCGATTTTTTGACGAATTTGATCGTGATTTAAGTAAGTGGGATGAAATAGAATTAATGCAATACCTTAAACTACAAAAAGAAAGAGGTAACTTAGAAGGGTTAGGTAAATGGATTAACTATTCTAAAAACGATTCTTTAGTAGTTTTTCTTATTAAAATGGTTGGTTATTTCAATCAAAAAGGTATTGACGAAATTTTGTTAGAAAAGCTAGAAGATGAAAATGCCTTGGTAAGAGCCCAGGCTATTTTAACATTAGGAGAATTGCATATTTCTGAAACAGAACAAGATTTAATTGACAGATATTATACTGAGCCAGAAATTTGTCAAGTGGCTATTGTAAAAACCATTAGAAAATTTAATAGTGGTAAATCTTTAATGTTCTTAAATGAAATATTTAAAGAATCTAACAATACAGATACTAAGAAAATTATTGCTGAGGCAATCTTAAATTATAGTTATGAAGGTAAAATTGCCTTTCAAAATTTAAAAAGTACACTAAAGGGTTTCGAACTTACCATTTTGAAACATGTAGAAACTCCGTTAATTAAATATAAATAG
- a CDS encoding glycosyltransferase, with protein MFEIFVKVYEYFIFFYATALILSYIVLAIFSFIAINRYKSYNTDIDDEELLSSHLAPGISVIAPAYNEEKTIIVNVKSLLTLNYPLFEVIIVNDGSKDKTLDLLIEEFDLVEAPFAYTEKIKTKPYKRTFKSTNPKYDILTIVDKHNGGTKADAFNAGLNASVFPYYLNTDVDCILARNTLTKMIKPILNAKVRVIAVGATLRMSNNCEIEEGVITRVRPPKALIPRFQELEYIRSYLLGKMGWELINSVPNVSGGLGMFDKEIAIKAGGYGADSHAEDMDMMTRMAAHMMNNRLDYKIGYIPLSCCWTEGPPNLQILGRQRTRWASGLFQMFSEHRKILFNPGYKRLGMITFPYIFIFEFLAPIIEAFGILFSIFLLFYGYVNWTFAPLILLYSYTFALMISSIVIIWDQMTFKYYNTTREVLTLFLTAFIEPIIYHPLIMFFSLKGYFSFITSQELAWGTMTRKGFDNDDKNKKQDGDGKSSGDSSASKDFEPIKT; from the coding sequence ATGTTTGAAATTTTTGTAAAAGTTTACGAGTATTTTATATTTTTCTATGCTACTGCATTAATTCTTAGCTACATAGTATTAGCTATCTTTTCTTTTATTGCCATCAACAGGTATAAAAGTTACAATACAGATATAGATGATGAAGAATTATTAAGCTCTCACCTTGCACCAGGAATTTCGGTGATTGCACCTGCATATAATGAAGAAAAAACAATTATTGTAAATGTAAAATCATTATTAACCTTAAACTACCCATTATTTGAGGTAATTATTGTTAATGATGGTAGTAAAGACAAAACATTAGATTTATTAATAGAGGAGTTCGATTTAGTAGAAGCACCATTTGCCTACACAGAAAAAATTAAAACAAAACCTTACAAAAGAACCTTTAAATCTACCAATCCAAAATACGACATTCTTACTATTGTAGATAAACACAATGGTGGTACTAAAGCAGATGCCTTTAATGCAGGTTTAAATGCATCCGTATTTCCATATTATTTAAACACAGATGTAGACTGTATTTTAGCAAGAAACACACTAACTAAAATGATTAAGCCCATTTTAAATGCAAAAGTTAGGGTAATTGCTGTAGGTGCAACTTTAAGAATGTCTAACAATTGTGAAATTGAAGAAGGTGTAATTACAAGAGTAAGACCACCAAAAGCTTTAATTCCACGTTTTCAAGAATTAGAATACATTCGTTCGTATTTGTTAGGAAAAATGGGTTGGGAGTTAATTAACTCTGTACCTAATGTTTCTGGAGGATTAGGAATGTTTGATAAAGAAATAGCCATTAAAGCAGGTGGTTATGGTGCAGACTCTCATGCAGAAGACATGGATATGATGACACGTATGGCTGCACATATGATGAACAACAGACTTGATTATAAAATAGGATATATACCTCTTTCTTGTTGTTGGACAGAAGGTCCACCAAATTTACAGATTTTAGGACGTCAACGAACAAGATGGGCCAGTGGATTATTTCAAATGTTTAGTGAACATAGAAAAATACTTTTTAACCCAGGCTACAAAAGACTAGGTATGATCACATTTCCATACATTTTTATATTTGAGTTTTTAGCGCCAATTATAGAAGCATTTGGAATTTTATTCTCTATATTTTTATTATTCTATGGTTACGTAAACTGGACGTTTGCACCATTAATTTTATTATACTCATACACGTTTGCATTAATGATTTCATCAATTGTAATTATTTGGGATCAAATGACGTTTAAATATTACAACACAACAAGAGAAGTACTCACGCTGTTTTTAACAGCATTTATAGAACCCATAATTTATCATCCATTAATTATGTTCTTCTCATTAAAAGGTTATTTCAGTTTTATTACATCTCAAGAACTTGCTTGGGGTACAATGACAAGAAAAGGATTTGACAATGATGACAAGAACAAAAAACAAGATGGAGATGGAAAGAGTTCAGGAGATAGCAGTGCTTCTAAAGATTTTGAACCAATAAAAACATAA
- a CDS encoding DUF1573 domain-containing protein — MRKFILLLFIAITSISCELRKPDIDNVRKTKMEIIDPERHYYPILRGSEITATYKFYNRGNEPLILYDVQASCGCIDIDFPKTSIGKDDFGFIVLDYDSAKNIGYVEFYVTILANTEKDVFTTIKFDLNVVTSPHYTQDYEEIYLRRRKEKLAGEVDGDLTQQGYYTDEERTIR, encoded by the coding sequence ATGAGAAAATTTATTTTACTTCTATTTATAGCAATCACCTCAATTTCTTGTGAATTAAGAAAACCAGATATAGATAACGTTCGTAAAACAAAAATGGAGATCATAGATCCTGAACGTCATTATTATCCTATTTTACGTGGTTCAGAAATTACAGCTACCTACAAGTTTTATAATAGAGGAAATGAGCCTCTAATTTTATATGATGTACAGGCCTCTTGTGGATGTATAGACATAGATTTCCCTAAAACTTCTATTGGTAAAGATGATTTTGGATTTATTGTTTTAGATTATGACAGTGCTAAGAATATAGGTTATGTAGAATTTTACGTAACTATTTTAGCCAATACAGAAAAAGATGTATTTACCACTATTAAGTTTGACTTAAATGTGGTTACCTCTCCTCATTACACACAAGACTATGAAGAAATCTATTTAAGAAGAAGAAAAGAGAAACTAGCAGGAGAAGTTGATGGTGATTTAACACAACAAGGTTATTACACAGACGAAGAAAGAACTATTAGATAA